In one Methylobacterium sp. SyP6R genomic region, the following are encoded:
- a CDS encoding HpcH/HpaI aldolase/citrate lyase family protein, whose product MIDLRLRRSVLYMPGSNLRALEKARSLAADALILDLEDAVAPDAKDVAREQVCAAVRQGGYGDRELIIRVNAPQTPWGEADLRAAIEAGPDAILMPKVSSPAVLENIADRLEALDAPPGIKIWAMIETPAAILNIQAIAAARRNPGTRLACFVLGTNDLAKDTWTQIVPGRAPMMPWLMTALAGARAEGLTILDGVYNNFSDLDGCREECEQARILGFDGKTLIHPSQVALANAAFAPTEDEVRIARTVIEIYERPENAKRGAIQINGRMFERQHVPMARRSVAWAEAIAAKGQ is encoded by the coding sequence ATGATCGATCTCCGCCTCCGCCGCAGCGTGCTCTACATGCCGGGTTCCAACCTGCGCGCCCTCGAGAAGGCGCGCAGCCTCGCGGCCGATGCGCTGATCCTCGACCTCGAGGACGCGGTCGCCCCCGATGCCAAGGACGTGGCGCGCGAGCAGGTCTGCGCCGCGGTGCGCCAGGGCGGCTACGGCGACCGCGAGCTGATCATCCGGGTCAACGCGCCCCAGACCCCCTGGGGCGAGGCCGACCTGCGCGCCGCGATCGAGGCCGGGCCCGACGCGATCCTGATGCCGAAGGTCTCCTCCCCGGCGGTGCTCGAAAACATCGCCGACCGGCTGGAGGCCCTCGATGCGCCGCCCGGCATCAAGATCTGGGCGATGATCGAGACCCCGGCGGCGATCCTCAACATCCAGGCGATCGCGGCGGCGCGGCGCAACCCGGGCACCCGGCTTGCCTGCTTCGTGCTCGGCACCAACGACCTCGCCAAGGACACCTGGACGCAGATCGTGCCCGGCCGGGCCCCGATGATGCCCTGGCTGATGACCGCGCTCGCCGGCGCCCGCGCCGAGGGGCTGACCATCCTCGACGGCGTCTACAACAACTTCTCCGACCTCGACGGCTGCCGCGAGGAATGCGAGCAGGCCCGCATCCTCGGCTTCGACGGCAAGACGCTGATCCATCCGAGCCAGGTGGCTTTGGCCAACGCCGCCTTCGCGCCGACCGAGGACGAGGTCAGGATCGCCCGCACCGTCATCGAGATCTACGAGCGGCCCGAGAACGCCAAGCGCGGCGCGATCCAG
- a CDS encoding nitrile hydratase accessory protein, whose product MNRPPEPPVFAAPWEAQTFALVVSLHDAGLFTWSDWAQALGRSGDRPADYALWLDTIETLLAERGLTDAAALAERRAAFARAAAATPHGRPILLENDPGA is encoded by the coding sequence ATGAACCGTCCCCCCGAGCCCCCGGTCTTCGCCGCGCCCTGGGAGGCGCAGACCTTCGCCCTGGTGGTGTCGCTGCACGATGCCGGCCTGTTCACCTGGTCGGACTGGGCGCAGGCGCTGGGCCGGTCCGGCGACCGCCCGGCGGATTACGCCCTGTGGCTCGACACGATCGAGACCCTACTCGCCGAGCGCGGCCTGACCGATGCGGCGGCCCTGGCCGAGCGCCGCGCGGCCTTCGCCCGGGCGGCCGCCGCGACGCCGCACGGCCGGCCGATCCTGCTGGAGAACGATCCGGGAGCGTGA
- the nthB gene encoding nitrile hydratase subunit beta: MNGGQDLGGMQGFGPLGLEADEPWFHAPWEKRVFAMAMAMGLTGTWNLDASRAARESLPPGEYLTSSYYRIWFRALEKQVQQHGLVEAGELAAGAALTPPAPVARVLKAEEVAPLFARGFPSDRPVTNPARFSPGDEVRAKIVNPKGHTRLPRYVRGRTGIVERVHGGFVFPDSNAAFAGEAPQWLYTVRFSGIELWGEDADPGLAVSVNAFESYLEPARAATA, encoded by the coding sequence ATGAACGGCGGACAGGATCTGGGCGGCATGCAGGGCTTCGGCCCGCTGGGTCTCGAGGCGGACGAGCCCTGGTTCCACGCTCCTTGGGAGAAGCGGGTCTTCGCCATGGCGATGGCGATGGGGCTCACCGGCACCTGGAACCTCGATGCCAGCCGCGCCGCCCGCGAATCGCTGCCGCCCGGCGAGTACCTGACCTCCAGCTATTACCGGATCTGGTTCCGGGCCCTGGAGAAACAGGTCCAGCAGCACGGCCTCGTCGAGGCGGGCGAGCTGGCGGCCGGCGCCGCTCTGACGCCGCCGGCCCCGGTCGCCCGGGTGCTCAAGGCCGAGGAGGTGGCGCCGCTGTTTGCCCGCGGCTTTCCGAGCGACCGCCCGGTGACGAATCCCGCCCGCTTTTCCCCCGGCGACGAGGTGCGGGCGAAAATCGTCAACCCGAAAGGCCATACCCGCCTGCCGCGCTACGTCCGGGGCCGCACCGGCATCGTCGAGCGGGTCCATGGCGGCTTCGTCTTCCCGGATTCCAACGCCGCCTTCGCCGGCGAGGCGCCGCAATGGCTCTACACCGTGCGGTTCTCCGGCATCGAATTGTGGGGCGAGGACGCGGATCCGGGACTCGCCGTCTCGGTCAACGCCTTCGAGAGCTATCTCGAACCGGCCCGGGCGGCGACTGCATGA
- the nthA gene encoding nitrile hydratase subunit alpha — translation MAQDNDHQDHDHDHHDHPHGSELSPLDLRVRALESILVEKGYVDPAALDTLIETYETKVGPHNGARVVARAWVDPAFKARLLADGSAAMRELDVGGRGGEHMVVVENTPEEHNVVVCTLCSCYPWPVLGLPPVWYKSPPYRSRTVIDPRGVLAEFGTVLPPETRIRVWDSTAELRYMVLPMRPPGTDRLDEAALADLVTRDSMIGTGLPLSPDQVVHA, via the coding sequence ATGGCGCAAGACAACGACCACCAAGACCACGATCACGATCATCACGACCACCCTCACGGCAGCGAATTGTCGCCGCTGGACCTGCGAGTGCGCGCCCTCGAATCGATCCTGGTCGAGAAGGGCTACGTCGATCCGGCCGCCCTCGACACCCTGATCGAGACCTACGAGACCAAGGTCGGGCCGCATAACGGCGCCCGGGTGGTGGCACGGGCCTGGGTCGATCCCGCCTTCAAGGCCCGCCTCCTGGCCGACGGCAGTGCGGCGATGCGCGAGCTCGATGTCGGCGGGCGCGGCGGCGAGCACATGGTGGTGGTCGAGAACACGCCCGAGGAACACAACGTCGTCGTCTGCACGCTCTGCTCCTGCTATCCCTGGCCGGTGCTCGGCCTGCCGCCGGTCTGGTACAAGTCGCCGCCCTACCGCTCCCGCACCGTCATCGATCCGCGCGGGGTGCTCGCCGAATTCGGCACGGTGCTGCCGCCCGAGACCCGGATCCGGGTGTGGGACTCGACCGCGGAGCTGCGCTACATGGTGCTGCCGATGCGCCCGCCCGGCACCGACCGCCTCGACGAAGCGGCGCTGGCCGACCTCGTCACCCGCGATTCGATGATCGGCACCGGGCTTCCCTTGAGCCCCGACCAGGTGGTGCACGCATGA